From the genome of Methylomonas sp. UP202, one region includes:
- the rpoC gene encoding DNA-directed RNA polymerase subunit beta', translated as MKDLMNFLKRQGRTEDFDAIRIGLASPDMIRSWSYGEVKKPETINYRTFKPERDGLFCAKIFGPISDYECLCGKYKRLKHRGVICEKCGVEVTLSKVRRERMGHIDLASPVAHIWFLKSLPSRIALLLDMTLRSIERVLYFETFVVTDPGMSPLEKGQLLTDEEYLNAMEEHGDDFVAKMGAEAIYDLLKSIDLKDEINKLKEEINSTNSDTKIKKYSKRLKVIDSLLASNNRPEWMIMTVLPVLPPELRPLVPLDGGRFATSDLNDLYRRVINRNNRLTRLLDLNAPDIIVRNEKRMLQEAVDALLDNGRRGRAITGSNRRPLKSLADMIKGKQGRFRQNLLGKRVDYSGRSVIVVGPTLRLHQCGLPKKMALELFKPFIFSKLQLRGLATTIKAAKKMVEREGAEVWDILEEVIREHPVLLNRAPTLHRLGIQAFEPTLIEGKAIQLHPLVCSAFNADFDGDQMAVHIPLSIEAQLEARTLMMATNNILSPANGEPVINPSQDVVLGLYYISREKVNAVGEGSIFTDLAEVMKALDAKTVELQTKVQVRITEKLKNADGEWESITSRKQTTVGRALIWEIAPDGMPYELINVDMTKKNISRLINYSYRYLGIKETVILADQIMYLGFKYATRAGVSFGIEDMEIPAKKADIIRSAEAEVNEIQNQYASGLVTDGERYNKVVDIWSRANDQVAKVMMEGLGEDEVVDAKGNNVKQKSFNSIFMMAESGARGSAAQIRQLAGMRGLMAKPDGSIIETPITANFREGLDVLQYFISTHGARKGLADTALKTANSGYLTRRLVDVAQDLVIAELDCGTQNGLTMTPIIEGGDVVEPLVDRVLGRVAAVDVTDASGSKVLIPAGTMIDENLVTVLEENGVDKMLVRSVITCESRVGVCAKCYGRDLGRGHLVNSGEAIGVVAAQSIGEPGTQLTMRTFHIGGAASRSAAVSNVQVKSSGTAKLNNLKTVRNRENNLVAVSRSGEVGVMDDYGRERERYKIPYGAVLSVDDGGRVSAGDIIVNWDPHTHPVITEVDGFIQLIDFIDGITVQEQSDEVTGLTSRVVTDPKQRSAAGKELRPMVRLIDEQGGQINLPGTDIPAQYFLPAGAIVGVKDGGEVKVGDVLARIPQESSKTRDITGGLPRVADLFEARKTKDPAILAEATGMVSFGKETKGKQRVIITDAEGEQYETLIPKWRHITVFEGEFVEKGETIAEGELTPHDILRLRGIEELSDYLVKEIQDVYRLQGVKINDKHIEAIIRQMLRKVEITASGETDFVKGEQVERVLVNIVNEQAEKEGKIPASYDSLLLGITKASLATESFISAASFQETTRVLTDAAVRGISDSLNGLKENVIVGRLIPAGTGLAYHEQRRKKRHADLAGGMDSGMSSVEVVDVEEALKQALNIE; from the coding sequence TTGAAAGATTTAATGAATTTTTTAAAACGTCAAGGTCGCACCGAAGACTTCGACGCTATCCGCATTGGTTTGGCTTCTCCCGACATGATTCGCTCGTGGTCGTATGGCGAAGTGAAAAAGCCCGAAACGATTAATTACCGCACATTTAAGCCTGAGCGTGATGGTTTGTTTTGCGCCAAAATCTTTGGTCCTATCAGCGACTACGAATGTTTGTGCGGTAAATACAAGCGCTTAAAGCACCGCGGTGTAATTTGCGAAAAGTGCGGGGTCGAAGTAACGCTATCCAAGGTTCGTCGCGAACGGATGGGGCACATCGATCTGGCCAGCCCGGTCGCTCACATTTGGTTCTTGAAGTCTCTCCCGTCGCGTATCGCGTTGCTGCTAGACATGACTCTGCGGTCGATCGAGCGCGTGTTGTATTTCGAGACATTCGTCGTCACCGATCCCGGTATGTCGCCGTTGGAAAAAGGTCAGTTGTTGACCGACGAAGAGTATTTGAATGCGATGGAAGAACACGGTGATGATTTTGTCGCCAAAATGGGCGCCGAGGCAATTTATGATCTGTTGAAATCCATCGACTTGAAAGATGAAATCAACAAGTTGAAGGAAGAGATCAATTCGACCAACTCCGACACCAAGATTAAAAAGTACTCTAAACGGCTGAAGGTCATCGATTCTCTGCTGGCGTCCAACAATCGTCCGGAATGGATGATTATGACCGTGCTGCCGGTGCTTCCGCCCGAATTGCGTCCGCTGGTGCCGTTGGACGGTGGCCGTTTCGCGACCTCCGACTTGAACGATCTGTACCGCCGTGTCATCAACCGCAATAACCGTTTGACTCGGTTATTGGACCTGAACGCCCCGGACATCATTGTTCGCAACGAAAAACGAATGCTGCAAGAAGCCGTCGATGCCTTGCTGGATAACGGCCGTCGCGGCCGGGCCATTACCGGTAGCAACCGGCGCCCGCTGAAATCGCTGGCCGATATGATCAAGGGCAAGCAAGGTCGTTTCCGCCAAAATCTGTTGGGCAAACGGGTCGACTATTCGGGGCGTTCGGTAATCGTGGTCGGTCCAACGCTGAGATTGCACCAATGCGGTCTGCCGAAAAAAATGGCCTTGGAGTTGTTCAAGCCGTTTATATTCAGCAAGCTGCAACTGCGCGGATTGGCGACCACGATTAAAGCCGCTAAAAAAATGGTCGAGCGCGAAGGCGCTGAGGTGTGGGATATCCTCGAAGAGGTCATCCGTGAGCATCCGGTGCTACTGAACCGTGCGCCAACGCTGCATCGTTTGGGCATCCAAGCATTCGAGCCGACCCTAATCGAAGGCAAGGCGATCCAACTGCACCCGTTGGTGTGTAGTGCGTTCAACGCCGACTTCGACGGCGACCAAATGGCAGTGCATATTCCGCTGTCGATCGAGGCGCAGTTAGAAGCTCGTACCTTAATGATGGCGACCAACAACATCTTGTCGCCCGCAAACGGAGAGCCGGTGATCAACCCGTCGCAAGACGTGGTTTTGGGTCTCTATTACATCAGCCGTGAAAAAGTCAATGCGGTCGGAGAGGGCAGCATATTCACCGATTTGGCCGAGGTTATGAAAGCCTTGGATGCCAAGACAGTGGAGTTGCAAACCAAGGTTCAGGTCAGGATTACTGAAAAACTTAAAAACGCTGACGGTGAGTGGGAAAGCATCACCAGTCGTAAACAAACAACGGTGGGGCGTGCCCTGATCTGGGAGATTGCTCCTGATGGCATGCCGTATGAGCTGATCAACGTTGATATGACCAAGAAAAACATTTCGAGGTTAATCAACTATAGCTACCGCTACTTAGGTATAAAAGAAACAGTCATTCTAGCCGATCAAATCATGTATTTGGGTTTCAAATACGCAACGAGAGCGGGTGTCTCGTTCGGTATCGAAGACATGGAAATTCCGGCTAAAAAAGCCGATATCATTCGTTCCGCCGAGGCCGAGGTTAACGAAATCCAGAATCAATATGCGTCAGGGTTAGTGACCGACGGCGAGCGATACAACAAGGTCGTCGATATTTGGTCGCGGGCAAACGATCAAGTTGCGAAAGTGATGATGGAAGGCTTGGGTGAAGACGAAGTGGTCGACGCCAAAGGTAATAACGTCAAGCAAAAATCGTTTAACTCGATCTTCATGATGGCCGAATCTGGCGCGCGGGGTTCAGCGGCGCAGATTCGCCAATTGGCGGGGATGCGCGGATTGATGGCTAAGCCGGACGGTTCGATCATCGAAACGCCAATTACCGCGAACTTCCGGGAAGGTCTGGACGTATTGCAGTATTTCATCTCGACGCACGGTGCTCGTAAAGGTTTGGCGGATACGGCGTTAAAAACCGCTAACTCCGGTTATCTAACTCGACGTCTGGTAGACGTGGCGCAGGATCTGGTGATTGCCGAGCTGGATTGTGGGACCCAAAACGGTCTGACCATGACGCCGATCATCGAAGGCGGCGATGTGGTCGAGCCGCTGGTCGATCGGGTATTGGGCCGCGTGGCAGCAGTCGATGTGACCGACGCTTCCGGTTCAAAAGTGTTGATCCCGGCGGGTACGATGATCGATGAGAACCTGGTGACCGTTTTAGAAGAAAACGGCGTTGATAAAATGCTGGTTCGGTCGGTTATTACTTGCGAATCTCGGGTGGGCGTTTGCGCCAAATGTTACGGCCGCGATTTGGGACGTGGGCATCTGGTCAATAGCGGCGAGGCCATTGGTGTCGTCGCGGCTCAATCGATCGGTGAGCCGGGTACTCAGTTGACGATGAGGACCTTCCATATTGGTGGCGCGGCCTCCAGGTCGGCGGCTGTCAGCAATGTTCAAGTTAAATCCAGCGGTACCGCAAAACTGAATAACCTGAAGACCGTTAGAAACCGAGAAAACAACTTGGTCGCGGTATCCCGTTCCGGCGAAGTTGGCGTGATGGACGATTATGGCCGTGAAAGAGAACGCTATAAGATTCCGTATGGCGCGGTACTTTCGGTCGACGACGGCGGACGTGTCAGTGCCGGTGACATTATCGTCAACTGGGACCCGCACACTCATCCAGTTATCACCGAAGTGGATGGCTTCATTCAGTTGATCGATTTTATCGACGGTATCACCGTTCAAGAGCAGTCGGACGAAGTCACCGGGCTTACATCGCGTGTGGTAACCGATCCTAAGCAACGAAGTGCGGCCGGTAAAGAGCTGCGCCCCATGGTACGGTTGATAGACGAACAAGGCGGACAAATTAACTTACCTGGAACCGATATTCCGGCTCAATATTTCTTGCCCGCCGGCGCAATTGTCGGGGTTAAGGATGGTGGTGAAGTAAAGGTTGGTGACGTATTGGCCCGGATTCCGCAAGAATCCAGTAAAACCCGCGATATCACCGGTGGTTTACCGCGGGTTGCGGACTTGTTCGAAGCTAGAAAAACCAAGGATCCGGCCATTCTTGCCGAAGCTACCGGTATGGTGTCTTTCGGTAAGGAGACGAAGGGTAAGCAGCGCGTCATCATTACCGACGCCGAAGGGGAGCAATATGAAACGCTCATTCCAAAATGGCGTCATATCACGGTGTTCGAAGGTGAGTTTGTAGAAAAAGGCGAAACGATTGCCGAAGGGGAATTGACGCCGCACGATATTCTGCGTCTGAGAGGTATCGAGGAGCTGTCTGATTATCTGGTTAAGGAAATTCAGGATGTTTACCGTCTACAGGGTGTAAAAATAAACGACAAACATATCGAAGCCATCATCCGGCAAATGCTCCGGAAAGTTGAGATAACAGCTTCCGGCGAAACCGATTTTGTGAAAGGTGAGCAGGTAGAGCGCGTATTGGTCAATATTGTTAACGAACAGGCGGAAAAAGAAGGGAAAATTCCTGCTAGTTATGACTCATTGTTGTTAGGGATCACTAAGGCATCGTTGGCGACTGAGTCGTTTATATCTGCGGCCTCTTTCCAAGAGACCACAAGAGTGTTGACCGACGCTGCAGTGCGAGGCATCAGCGATAGTCTGAACGGCCTAAAAGAGAATGTCATTGTTGGTCGTTTAATCCCGGCCGGTACAGGTCTGGCCTATCACGAACAAAGGCGGAAAAAACGACATGCCGACTTGGCGGGCGGGATGGATTCCGGCATGTCTTCAGTCGAAGTGGTCGATGTCGAGGAAGCGCTGAAACAGGCGTTGAATATAGAATAA
- the rpsL gene encoding 30S ribosomal protein S12: MATINQLVRKPRAKKIEKTNVPALEACPQRRGVCTRVYTTTPKKPNSALRKVARVRLTNGAEVSSYIGGEGHNLQEHSVVLIRGGRVKDLPGVRYHVVRGSLDTSGVKDRKCGRSKYGAKRPKK, translated from the coding sequence ATGGCCACGATCAATCAGTTGGTCCGTAAGCCTCGTGCTAAAAAAATCGAAAAGACCAATGTTCCGGCATTGGAAGCCTGCCCCCAAAGGCGAGGTGTGTGTACTCGTGTTTATACGACTACGCCTAAGAAGCCTAATTCGGCCTTGCGTAAGGTGGCTAGGGTTAGATTGACCAATGGTGCCGAGGTTAGTAGTTATATTGGCGGAGAGGGGCACAATTTACAAGAGCACTCCGTGGTTCTGATTCGTGGTGGTAGGGTCAAAGACTTGCCCGGTGTTCGTTACCACGTTGTGCGAGGAAGCTTGGATACTTCAGGCGTAAAAGATAGAAAGTGCGGGCGCTCCAAATATGGCGCTAAGCGGCCTAAGAAATAA
- the rpoB gene encoding DNA-directed RNA polymerase subunit beta produces MAYSFTEKKRIRNNFGKGSEVLEVPYLLATQIDSYANFLQLGADPEKRRNQGLHAAFSSVFPVVSHSGYAVLEYVKYRLGEPAFDVRECQQRGATFSAPLRVMVRLVIYDKDAPANTKVVKDIREQEVYMGELPLMTENGTFVINGTERVIVSQLHRSPGVFFDHDKGKTHSSGKLLFNARVIPYRGSWLDFEFDHKDAVYVRIDRRRKIPATILLRALGYDNEEMIQIFFDTNKFSLTADKFMFHVIPERLRGEMAVFDIKHDGKVLIEEGRRITAKHVRQLEKSGVTEIEVPRDYLFGKILGHNVVDTATGELLASVNDELTENLLQKLIDAGVSEINTLYVNDLDRGPYISNSMRLDTTTNRLEALVEIYRMMRPGEPPTVESAENLFENLFFTDERYDLSAVGRMKFNRRLGREEIIGTGTLSKEDIIDVLKELIKIRNGNGIVDDIDHLGNRRVRSVGEMIENQFRIGLVRVERAVRERLTLADSEGLMPQEIINAKPVSAAVKEFFGSSQLSQFMDQNNPLSQVTHKRRVSALGPGGLARERAGFEVRDVHTTHYGRVCPIETPEGPNIGLINSLSVYARTNEYGFLETPYRKVVNGMVTDQVDYISAIEEGEYVIAQSSVAVDEHGKLVEGLVSCRYKDEFTLASSETVQYMDVSSKQIVSVAASIIPFLEHDDANRALMGSNMQRQAVPTLRAEKPLVGTGMERVVAKDSGVTVVATRGGRIEAVDAARIVVRANDNETVAGVPGVDIYNLIKYTRSNQNTCINQKPLVKLGDIVNKGDILADGPSTDLGELALGQNMLIAFMPWNGYNFEDSILVSERVVKEDRFTTIHIEEKTCVARETKHAPEEITADIPNVSEEALSKLDESGIVYVGAEVKGGDILVGKVTPKGETQLTPEEKLLRAIFGEKAADVKDTSLRVPGNVRGTVIDVQVFTRDGVKKDKRALEIEEAEIKRYRKDLDDQLKIVEHDIFARVKAMLVGKKAEKGPNGLKKGEEIVREYLDSLVPSELMKIKTQDEDINVQLETIAEHIEQQRKEFDERFEQKKKKITMGDDLAPGVLKMVKVYLAVKKRIQPGDKMAGRHGNKGVISQIVPIEDMPYTADGNPIDILLNPLGVPSRMNVGQVLETHLGWASKGLGIKIGKMLEAQAKVVEIRGYLEKIYNCSGRKEDLDSFSDKEVLELAANLVGGVPMATPVFDGASEDDIREMLRLADLPEHGQTRLYDGLTGEPFEREVTVGYMYMLKLNHLVDDKMHARSTGPYSLVTQQPLGGKAQFGGQRFGEMEVWALEAYGAAYTLQEMLTVKSDDVTGRTRMYKNIVDGNHSMEAGMPESFNVLVKEIRSLGVNIEMEQE; encoded by the coding sequence ATGGCCTATTCTTTTACCGAAAAAAAGCGCATCCGTAATAATTTTGGGAAAGGTTCGGAAGTACTCGAAGTTCCCTATCTCTTAGCAACACAGATTGATTCTTACGCAAATTTTTTGCAGTTGGGCGCGGACCCAGAAAAAAGACGCAATCAAGGATTACATGCTGCATTTTCGAGTGTATTTCCGGTGGTTAGCCACTCAGGATACGCGGTTCTGGAATATGTCAAGTATCGTTTAGGTGAGCCGGCGTTCGACGTCAGAGAGTGTCAGCAGCGGGGGGCCACTTTCTCCGCGCCATTGCGCGTAATGGTGCGCTTGGTGATTTACGACAAGGACGCCCCTGCCAATACCAAAGTCGTAAAAGATATTCGCGAGCAAGAAGTCTACATGGGTGAGTTACCGTTGATGACTGAAAACGGCACGTTCGTTATCAATGGAACTGAGCGCGTCATCGTGTCGCAATTACATCGTTCGCCTGGGGTGTTTTTCGATCACGATAAGGGTAAGACTCACTCTTCCGGTAAATTGCTGTTTAACGCTCGAGTGATTCCGTATCGCGGCTCTTGGTTGGATTTCGAGTTCGACCACAAAGACGCGGTTTATGTGCGTATCGACCGCCGCAGAAAGATTCCGGCAACGATCTTGCTGCGCGCCTTGGGTTACGACAACGAAGAAATGATTCAAATTTTCTTCGACACCAATAAGTTTTCGTTGACTGCCGACAAATTCATGTTCCACGTGATTCCGGAACGGCTGCGTGGCGAAATGGCGGTGTTTGACATAAAGCATGACGGTAAAGTGCTGATCGAAGAAGGTCGGCGCATCACCGCGAAACACGTTCGCCAACTCGAAAAATCCGGCGTCACCGAGATCGAGGTGCCACGCGATTATTTGTTCGGGAAGATTCTTGGGCACAACGTTGTGGATACAGCCACTGGCGAATTGTTAGCCAGCGTTAACGACGAATTGACCGAAAACCTGTTGCAAAAACTGATCGATGCCGGTGTCAGCGAGATCAACACCTTGTACGTAAACGATTTGGATCGGGGCCCATATATTTCCAACTCGATGCGCCTGGATACGACAACCAATCGCTTGGAGGCCTTGGTAGAAATTTACCGGATGATGCGCCCAGGTGAACCGCCCACGGTCGAATCCGCCGAAAACCTGTTCGAGAACCTGTTTTTCACCGACGAGCGTTACGATTTGTCGGCAGTCGGCCGGATGAAGTTTAATCGGCGCTTGGGCCGAGAGGAAATCATCGGTACGGGCACGTTGAGCAAGGAAGACATCATCGACGTATTGAAGGAGTTGATCAAAATCCGTAACGGAAACGGCATTGTCGATGACATCGATCATTTAGGTAATCGCCGGGTACGGTCGGTGGGCGAGATGATTGAAAACCAATTTCGGATCGGATTGGTGCGAGTCGAGCGAGCAGTTCGAGAGCGCTTAACTCTGGCTGATTCCGAAGGGCTGATGCCGCAAGAAATTATTAACGCTAAGCCTGTGTCTGCCGCAGTGAAAGAGTTTTTCGGCTCCAGCCAATTGTCGCAGTTTATGGATCAAAACAATCCATTGTCGCAAGTGACCCACAAGCGCAGGGTCTCCGCGTTGGGTCCAGGCGGTTTGGCCAGGGAGCGTGCCGGTTTCGAGGTTCGCGACGTTCATACCACGCACTACGGTCGGGTTTGTCCGATCGAAACGCCGGAGGGACCAAATATCGGTTTGATCAACTCGTTGTCGGTCTACGCCAGGACTAACGAATACGGCTTTCTTGAAACGCCGTACCGGAAGGTAGTCAACGGTATGGTGACCGATCAAGTCGATTATATTTCGGCCATCGAGGAAGGCGAGTATGTAATTGCGCAGTCCAGTGTCGCGGTAGACGAACACGGTAAATTGGTCGAAGGCTTGGTATCCTGCCGCTACAAAGACGAATTTACGTTAGCTTCGTCAGAGACCGTGCAATATATGGACGTGTCCTCTAAACAAATCGTTTCGGTCGCGGCATCGATTATTCCATTCTTGGAACACGACGACGCTAACCGGGCGTTGATGGGCTCCAACATGCAACGGCAAGCGGTTCCGACCTTACGAGCGGAGAAACCGCTGGTTGGTACCGGTATGGAGCGTGTCGTCGCCAAAGATTCCGGCGTAACTGTTGTGGCGACCCGTGGCGGTCGTATCGAAGCGGTTGACGCGGCCAGGATCGTGGTGCGAGCCAACGATAATGAAACGGTCGCCGGCGTACCGGGTGTCGATATTTACAACCTGATTAAATACACCCGGTCTAACCAAAACACCTGCATTAATCAGAAGCCGCTGGTTAAATTGGGCGATATCGTTAATAAGGGCGACATCCTCGCCGACGGTCCTTCTACCGACTTGGGCGAGTTGGCTTTGGGGCAAAACATGCTGATCGCCTTCATGCCTTGGAACGGCTACAACTTTGAAGACTCGATTCTAGTCTCTGAGCGCGTGGTTAAGGAAGATCGTTTCACGACAATCCATATCGAAGAGAAAACTTGCGTCGCCAGGGAGACGAAGCACGCTCCGGAGGAGATTACCGCCGATATCCCGAATGTCAGCGAGGAAGCTTTATCGAAGTTGGACGAGTCCGGTATCGTTTATGTCGGTGCCGAAGTCAAGGGTGGCGACATCCTGGTCGGAAAAGTTACGCCCAAGGGCGAGACTCAACTGACGCCGGAAGAAAAACTGTTACGGGCTATTTTCGGCGAAAAAGCCGCAGACGTTAAAGACACCTCGTTACGGGTGCCTGGCAACGTAAGGGGTACCGTTATCGACGTGCAGGTATTTACTCGCGACGGTGTCAAGAAAGATAAGCGCGCCCTGGAAATCGAAGAAGCTGAAATCAAGCGTTATCGGAAGGATTTGGATGATCAGCTGAAAATTGTCGAGCACGATATTTTCGCGCGGGTCAAAGCGATGTTAGTTGGTAAGAAAGCTGAAAAAGGTCCGAATGGTCTGAAAAAAGGCGAGGAAATCGTTCGCGAGTATCTGGATAGTTTGGTCCCTTCGGAGTTGATGAAAATCAAAACCCAAGACGAGGATATCAACGTTCAATTGGAAACGATCGCCGAGCATATCGAGCAACAACGCAAGGAATTCGACGAACGTTTCGAACAGAAAAAGAAAAAAATCACGATGGGCGACGATTTGGCGCCTGGCGTGCTGAAGATGGTCAAGGTTTATTTGGCGGTCAAGAAGCGTATTCAGCCCGGCGACAAGATGGCGGGTCGACATGGAAATAAAGGGGTTATCTCCCAAATCGTGCCGATCGAAGACATGCCTTACACGGCGGACGGTAATCCGATCGATATCCTGCTGAATCCGTTGGGCGTACCTTCGCGGATGAACGTCGGGCAGGTGTTGGAAACCCATTTGGGTTGGGCCTCGAAAGGCTTGGGCATCAAAATCGGCAAAATGCTGGAAGCTCAGGCCAAAGTTGTTGAAATTCGCGGTTATCTCGAAAAAATCTATAACTGCAGCGGACGGAAGGAAGATTTGGATTCGTTCTCCGATAAAGAGGTGCTGGAGTTGGCGGCCAATTTAGTTGGTGGCGTCCCGATGGCAACCCCGGTTTTCGACGGCGCATCCGAGGATGATATCCGGGAAATGTTGCGTCTGGCCGATCTGCCTGAACACGGACAAACTCGGCTTTACGACGGGTTAACCGGTGAACCGTTCGAGCGTGAAGTCACCGTCGGCTACATGTACATGCTCAAATTGAACCACTTGGTGGATGACAAAATGCACGCGCGTTCCACGGGGCCATATAGCTTGGTCACTCAGCAACCGCTGGGCGGAAAGGCGCAATTCGGCGGCCAGCGTTTTGGGGAGATGGAGGTGTGGGCCTTGGAGGCTTACGGCGCCGCTTATACCCTACAGGAAATGTTGACTGTGAAATCCGACGACGTTACAGGCCGCACCCGAATGTATAAAAACATTGTCGACGGAAACCATTCAATGGAAGCGGGAATGCCGGAATCCTTCAACGTTTTGGTCAAGGAAATACGTTCGCTTGGCGTCAATATTGAAATGGAACAAGAGTAA
- the rplL gene encoding 50S ribosomal protein L7/L12 has translation MAISKEDILEAVANMTVMEIVDLISAMEEKFGVSAAAAVAIAAPAAAAAVVEEQTEFDVILTGFGENKVAVIKAVRGLTGLGLKEAKDAVEGAPTTVKEAVNKAEAEAAKKELEDAGATVEIK, from the coding sequence ATGGCAATCTCAAAAGAAGATATTTTGGAAGCAGTCGCGAACATGACTGTCATGGAAATCGTTGATTTGATTTCTGCAATGGAAGAAAAATTCGGCGTATCCGCGGCTGCTGCAGTCGCGATAGCTGCTCCGGCTGCGGCGGCGGCGGTTGTCGAAGAACAAACCGAATTTGATGTAATTTTGACCGGCTTCGGTGAAAACAAAGTCGCGGTCATTAAAGCTGTACGCGGATTGACCGGTTTGGGCTTGAAAGAAGCAAAAGACGCTGTCGAAGGTGCACCTACGACTGTCAAAGAAGCTGTGAACAAAGCAGAAGCAGAAGCCGCCAAGAAAGAACTGGAAGACGCAGGCGCAACTGTCGAAATTAAATAA
- the rpsG gene encoding 30S ribosomal protein S7, with protein sequence MSRRRVAAKRPVNPDPRFGSDMLSKFMNMIMVDGKKSVAEKIVYGALDVIEHKGHKESLELVAKALENVQPRVEVKSRRVGGATYQVPVEVRPARRLALSMRWLIDAARKRNERTMAAKLAGELLDASEGRGAAAKKREDTHRMAEANKAFAHYRW encoded by the coding sequence ATGTCTAGAAGAAGAGTTGCGGCGAAAAGACCGGTCAATCCTGATCCAAGGTTTGGTAGCGATATGTTGTCCAAGTTCATGAATATGATCATGGTGGACGGCAAAAAGTCTGTCGCTGAAAAAATTGTATATGGTGCGTTGGATGTGATCGAGCATAAGGGGCATAAAGAGTCGCTAGAGCTTGTGGCAAAGGCGCTGGAAAATGTGCAGCCTAGGGTTGAGGTAAAGTCTCGTCGCGTAGGAGGGGCAACCTATCAGGTTCCGGTGGAAGTGCGTCCTGCGCGTAGACTGGCGTTGTCAATGCGTTGGTTGATTGATGCTGCCCGTAAGCGTAACGAGCGGACCATGGCTGCGAAGCTGGCCGGGGAATTGCTGGATGCGTCCGAGGGTCGTGGTGCGGCGGCTAAGAAGCGAGAAGATACTCATAGAATGGCCGAAGCGAACAAGGCTTTCGCTCATTATCGCTGGTAA